In Salmo salar chromosome ssa15, Ssal_v3.1, whole genome shotgun sequence, one genomic interval encodes:
- the LOC106571718 gene encoding retinol dehydrogenase 14: MSVVFLWMIFPLRDNNIFYFYYHYSESSCNKAFCYSQSKLANLLFTCELTRRLEDEGVTGVMVNTLSPGMVRTSPLTASLAFFKSPLEGAWMPLNLACSPDMEGLVGKCFANCVDLMPKVMDDQSVKRLWDVSESMVGSRHSSGDDPRYFSL, from the coding sequence ATGTCTGTTGTGTTTCTATGGATGATTTTCCCCTTGAGGGATAATAACATTTTctacttctactaccactacAGTGAGAGCAGCTGCAACAAAGCGTTCTGTTACAGCCAGAGCAAGCTGGCTAATCTTCTCTTCACCTGTGAGCTGACCCGGCGCCTGGAAGACGAGGGCGTCACGGGGGTCATGGTCAACACACTCTCCCCAGGCATGGTGAGGACCTCTCCTCTAACTGCCTCGCTGGCCTTCTTCAAGAGCCCACTGGAGGGCGCTTGGATGCCGCTCAACCTGGCGTGTTCACCCGACATGGAGGGATTGGTGGGGAAGTGCTTCGCTAATTGCGTGGACCTGATGCCCAAGGTAATGGATGATCAGTCGGTCAAGAGGCTGTGGGACGTGAGTGAAAGCATGGTGGGATCCAGACACTCTTCTGGAGACGATCCGAGATACTTTTCCCTGTGA